A genomic stretch from Canis lupus familiaris isolate Mischka breed German Shepherd chromosome 17, alternate assembly UU_Cfam_GSD_1.0, whole genome shotgun sequence includes:
- the ID2 gene encoding DNA-binding protein inhibitor ID-2, which produces MKAFSPVRSVRKNSLSDHGLGISRSKTPVDDPMSLLYNMNDCYSKLKELVPSIPQNKKVSKMEILQHVIDYILDLQIALDSHPTIVSLHHQRPGQSQASRTPLTTLNTDISILSLQASEFPSELMSNDSKALCG; this is translated from the exons ATGAAAGCCTTCAGTCCAGTGCGGTCCGTGAGGAAAAACAGCCTTTCGGACCACGGCCTGGGCATCTCCCGGAGCAAAACCCCGGTGGACGACCCCATGAGCCTGCTGTACAACATGAACGACTGCTACTCCAAGCTCAAGGAGCTGGTGCCCAGCATCCCCCAGAACAAGAAGGTGAGCAAGATGGAAATCCTGCAGCACGTCATCGACTACATCTTGGACCTGCAGATCGCCCTGGACTCGCACCCCACGATCGTCAGCCTGCACCACCAGCGACCTGGGCAGAGCCAGGCGTCCCGGACGCCGCTGACCACCCTCAACACGGACATCAGCATCCTGTCCTTGCAG GCTTCTGAATTCCCTTCTGAGTTAATGTCAAATGACAGCAAAGCGCTCTGTGGCTGA